The sequence TGGCCCATGCAGGATTGCCAATGAAAGATATGATTAGTGCTGTTTCAATAGGTAAAATAGGAGATAAAATAGTAGCAGATTTAATAAAAGAAGAAGAAGATTATGACGAAGAAGGTGGTGCTACAGATATTCCAATTGCTATGTTGCATAATACAAAAGAAATAAGTTTATTACAATTAGATGGAGAAGTCTCTTTTGAAGAATTAAAAGAAGCAATAGAATTAGCAAAAAAAGTAATAGAGAAAATTTATATTAAACAAAAAGAAGCATTGAAAAAAATAAGAATAATATAAAAATGGAAATATCAAATTTAATGAAAGAAAAAATAATAGAATATCTTAATACAGGGAAGAGATTTGACGGAAGAAAGTTTGATGAATATAGAAATATAGAAATAGAAACTAATGTTAGCAAAAATGCCGAAGGAAGTTCTAGAGTAAAATTAGGAAATACAGAAGTAATAGTGGGAGTAAAAATAGATGTTTCTGAACCTTACACAGATAACGAAGATGAAGGAACTTTAATTACTAGCGCAGAATTAATTCCTTTAGCTTCAGATAGATTTGAATTAGGCCCACCAAGAATAGAAGCAGTAGAATTAGCTAGAATAATAGATAGAGGAATAAGAGAAAGCAAATTTATTGATTTTAAAAAATTATGCATAAAAAAAGGAGAAAAAGTTTATTGCGTATTTTTAGATATTTATCCTATCAATTATGACGGAAATTTAATAGACGCTTCTTTTATAGCTTCTGTTTGTGCTTTATTAACAGCAAAAATGCCGAAATATGACGAAGAAAAAGAAAAGATAAAATATGGAGAACTAACAAATAAAAATGTTCCATTATCAGACAAAATACCTGTAATGATAACTTCATGGAAGATTGAAAATAATATAATAATAGATCCTACATTAGAAGAAGAAGATGCTTCTAATTTAAGATTAAGTATAGCGGTTACTAAAGAAAAAAAGGAATTTAAAATTAATGCGATCCAAAAAGGTGGAGAAGGTACTTTGACAGAAAAAGATTTAGATAACATATTTAATTTAGTGAAAGAAAAAGCAGAAGAAATTTTGAAAAAAATTGAGAAAGCTATAAAATAAGAAAATAAAAAAAGAAGAATGTAGATTTTATAAAAAAGCAGTAAAATACAAAAATAAAGAATAGTGTATGTTAAAATAATCTTTGTAATAGAATGAAAGTTAAAAAATAGAGAATAAATTTTTATTTTATTATGTAGTTTATGAGGAATTTATTATAATACATCATATGAAAATATTTATAAATGCAAAAGATTATTTGAAAAATAGTAAAAAAGAAAATAAAAAATGAAAAAAGAAATAGAAGAAAAATTCACAAAATATGAAATAGCAAGAATATTAGGAGCAAGGGCATTACAAATTGCAATGAATGCTCCAATTTTAGTTAAGATATCTGAAGAAAAATTAAAAGAAATAAGATATGATCCTATAGAAATTGCTAAAATAGAATTAGAAGAAGATGTTTTGCCTATTTCTGTAAAAAGACCATTTCCTAAAAAAATAGAATCAAAACTAGAAATAGAAAGAAAAAAAATTGAAAAAGAAGAAAAAATTGAAGAAAAAATTAATATAGAAAAAATTGAAGAAAAAGAAGAAGAAGAAATAAAAGAAGAAGGCGAAATTATGGAACTTGCTAGCGACACAGAAGAAACTTCAGAAGAAACTTCTATAGAAGAAGAAGGAATGTAAAATAAAATTTTAATGGGAAAATTGAAATAAATATTTAGGATGATGTGTTAAAATATTAGAAATAAAAATTTTTTAAATCTTTATTATAAAAATTCTCTATTTTTTATTTGTCATAATCTTTATTTATTAAAAATAAAAATAAGAAATATTTAAAAATACTTTTTTTTTAATTTATATAATTAATTAATAAAAAATAATTATAAAAATGAAACCAAAACAGATTTTAGCAAAAGTAATTCTTAATTCTAGAAAAGAGAAAACAATTGAGGTTATAGTAAAAACAGAATATGGAAATTTCTCTGCATCTGCTCCAACAGGAAGAAGTAAAGGAAGTTATGAAAAAGATTATTACAAAGATGTGATCGAAAAAGAAGCAAAAAAATTAGAATCTTTTTCTAATAAAATATGTGAAATAAATATAGAACATTTTACTGATTTGCAATATGTAGAAAATATATTAAAAGGTTTTATTGGTGCAAATACAATTTATTCTTTAGAAGTTGCTTTATTAAAAGCAGCAGCAGCTGAACAAGGAAAATCTTTATGGCAATTTTTAAACCCAAATGCAAAGAAATTTCCAATTCCTATAGGAAATTGTGTTGGTGGTGGTTCACATTCTTTACCTTTCAAAGGGAAAAAACTTGATTTTCAAGAATTTTTAATTATCCCTAGATGTAAAAATTTTTCTAATTCTGTATATTTAATGAAAAAAGTTTATAATACCTTAAGAGATATTCTAAAAGCAAGAAGAGTTTTAGGTCAAATAAATGATGAAAATGCTTTAACTACTTCTTTAAATAATGAAGAAACTCTCGAATTATTAAATAAAATAAGATTTCAAATAGAAAAAGAGCATAATGAAAAAATAGAAATTGGCTTAGATGTTGCGGCAAATTCTTTTTATGATAAATCTTCTAAAACATATAATTATAAAAATCCTGAAACCTCTTTAACAAGAGAAGAACAAATTGAATATATTTCTGGTTTAGTAGAAAATTACGAATTATCTTATTTAGAAGATCCTTTGGAAGAAAATGATTTTGAAGGTTTTGGTATGGTAAAAGATAGAGTTGGAAATTGTCTTGTTGTAGGAGATGATTTAACAGTAACACAAATAAATAGATTACTAAGTGCTATAAAATTTGATTCTATAAATGCAATAATAATAAAACCAAATCAATGCGGTTCGCTACTTGAAGTAAATAAGGTTTTAAAATTAGCAAGAAAATACAATTTAAAAGTGATATTTTCTCATAGAAGTGGAGAAACTTTAGATTATACTATTGCAGATTTAGCATTTGCTTCTGGTGCAGATTTTATAAAAACAGGAATTTATGGAAAAGAGCGTGAAATAAAATTGAATAGATTAATTAATATAGAAAAAGAAATAAAATAAAAAAATAAAACCAATGATAAAATAAAATTTCTTTTAAAAGACATAAAAAATAAATACAATGACTTATATTTATAGTGAAAATATTTCATTTCTTACAATGAATAAAGAAAAATTGATTGGAGTTATAATAAAAAATAAAGATATTACACATACTTAAAAATAAATGTTTGAGTTAATTTAAAGGTTATTATATAGAAAGATTTATAAACTCTAAAAATTTAATAAAAAAATGGAAGAAAAGAATTTGAAGAAAAAATTAGCAAAAGGGATTTCTGAATATAAAAAATTAATTCGTGAGAAAGAGGCGACAGAAAAGAAAATTGCTAAGCATCTCGAAAAGGAAACAGCTTTTATCGAGGAGAATTTGCCAGAAATTATTGATATTGCTAAAGAAGATTATGAAAAATGGCGGGAAAAAGAAGGATACAAACTTAAAAGAGAGATCCAAGAAGCATTAAAAACAAATGATTTTGATAGAATTAAAGAAATAATAGAATATGCAAAATTAAAAGATATAGAAATACCAATAAAAAAAAGAGTTAAAGAATTATTTTCTCCAAGCGAGAGAGAAGAACTTTTAGAGTATGCAAAGAAAGCAGCTGAGAAAGAATGGTATTCTGATGCTGGAATGATTGCAGCTAAAGTAGGAGCAAAGAAAGAAGCTTTGGAGTATGCAAAGAAAGCAGCTGAGGAAGGAAAGTATTATTATGCTGGAATGATTGCAGCTAAAGTAGGAGCAAAGAAAGAAGCTTTGGAGTATGCAAAGAAAGTAGCTGAGAAAGAATGGTATTATGATGCTGGAAAGATTGCAGCTAAAGTAGGAGCAAAGAAAGAAGCTTTGGAGTATGCAAAGAAAGCAGCTGATGAGAAAGAATGGTATTATGCTGCTGGAGAGATTGCAGCTGAAGTAGGAGCAAAGAAAGAAGCTTTGGAGTATGCAAAGATAGCAGCTGAGAAAGAATGGTATTCTGATGCTGGAATGATTGCAGCTAAAGTAGGAGCAAAGAAAGAAGCTTTGGAGTATGCAAAGAAAGCAGCTGATGAGAAAGAATGGTATTATGCTGCTGGAAAGATTGCAAATGAGATTTTAAATTATTATCTTTAAAAATGGCTGAAAAACTAAAGATACTTATTGTTGAAGATAGAGAAGAAAATATTGGGGCTGCAAAAGAATATTTTGAGAATATTGGTTTTGAATTAGATTTTGCTCAAACCGGAAATGAAGCTTTAGAGAAATTAGGAAAAGAGCGTGAAAATTATCTTTTTTTAATTAGTGATTTATCTTTGCCAAGAGAAAAAGGAGGAAAAGAAGAGTTTATTGGCTTTGAAATAGGAAAAAAAGCAGAAGAATTAGGTATTCCTTATGTGTTTGCTACTTCATTTAATGTAGTTAATAATCATAATATTATACCTTATGAAAACTTTGAAGAAGAATATAACAAATTTTATAATGGAAATCCAAAACATGATTGTAGAATAATTGGTTTAAATAAAAAAGAAGTTATGGAGTGGAAAAAAGTTTATGAAAATATAGAAGAATTAGGTATTTTAAAAAATGCAGAAGAAATAAGAGAAGCAAGAAGAAGATATAAAAAATATACTGGAAAATCTTATAAGAAGAAATAAAAATATCGAAATCGATAATTGATAAAATAGTTAAACAATATAAGAAATTAATATTTATAATCTTGCTGCCAATTCTTGCATATAAGAAATAAAGTAATCTGCTTTTTTTATTAAATTATCTAGTTCTTTTCCAGAAATATCTTTTATTTCTCCATGCTCATATTTTTTATAAGTATTAAAAATATCTTCAAAATAACTTATAATAATTTTTGTTATCTCTCTTCTTTTTTCTATATTTTTTAATAATGCTGGGATAGAAGAAGGAATTATAACCGTGTATCCTTTTAACAATAAAAACGCTTGAGCAGAGTCTATAACTGCTGAATAAATATTAGAAAGAATATCTATTTTTATTCTTCTTATTTCTGTCATTTTACTTCCAGTATCCATTATCAAATGTAATAAAGAATCGCTTGATTTTCCTATTCTTCCTAAATTAATTAATATTTTTAAAGGATTTATTAAACTCGAAGGATCGTATATTACTAAAGAATTCTTTATTTCATTTATAATATAGAAATCATTCTTCATTATTCTTTCGAAATAGTCTGTTAATAAATATGAATAGATTTTTATCTCCAATGAAAATTTATAATTTAACAACCAATCTTGAATATTTTTTATTTTTTCTTTTTTTTCTTTTAGATTATCTAATAAAACACAAATTAATATATCTTCCGATTCTTTATTAATAACACACCAAATTGCTTTTATTTCTTTTCTATATTTTTTTAAACAATCTGTTAAAAATTTTTTTAAGGTATTCTTTAAAATTTCTTTATTTTTTATTTTTTCTTCTTTTTTCATTTTATCATTTTCTTTCTAACTTATTTAATAATATTTCCATTCCTTTAAAATAATTTTTATCTATATTTATTAATTTTTTATTTGTTTTTTTGTAATGTATATAAGAATATAAATTTTTTAGTATATCATAATAAGATTCGGGAATTTTATTTTTTTTAACAAACTCTTTTTCAAATAAATAAAGTATTTTTTTATCATTTTTATCTTTTTCTTTCACAACTTTTTTACATAAACTTATTCCATAATTATATGCTTCTTCTAATCTTTTTCTTTTACTTTCTTCTTCAAGTTTTTTAATTATATTTTTTGCTTCATTTAAGATTAATTTTATTTTATTCATCCATAAATCAATTTCTTCGCCAGAGAACTCCCCAAATGTTCCTTTGTATATTTTTTCATTTATTTTTATCAATTCATTATAAGTTTCTAAAAAGTAATTTGAAATCCCTATTTCTTTTTTATTAGCTCTTAATTTTTCTAAGGTATCTGTTGCAGAACTTGTTCTAATTTCTAAATAACTCAAAATTATTTGTGAAATAATTGTTAAAATATTTAATAAAGCAAAGGGAATTTCTAGAAGCTTTTTTTTCGCAGATAAAAAATAATTGATTGCTCTATAAAATAATCTTTCTGATTTTTCATTAATGCTATATATCTTTCCTTCTGCTAATAAATTTTTTATTAATCTAATGAAATCTCCTTTATCATATAAAATAATAGAAGTTCTTATTGCAGAAATAGTCCAAGGTTCAGCAATATGAATTAAATGCCAGATTAATCCAATTGTTTTTGGAGGTTGAAAATGTATTTCTATTCCCTCTTTTTTTGCCTTTTCTTGTATAGTTATAAGAAGTATATCTAATTTCTTTTCTTCTTCTTCAAAGTTTGGGATTGTTTCATCAATTGCAATGAAAATATCTATATCATGGCCTTTTACTAATCCTTTTTTTACAGCACTACCATAAAAAAAAACACTTTTAACAATATTTAATTCAAAAATAGGAGAACATAGTTGTTTTAATATTTTTTTTATATTTTCAGGAGTTTTTATTATTTTATTATCCTCTTTTTTTTCTTCCATAAAAGCAAAAATTTAATAGAATTAATAAACCTTTCTATTATTTTTATAATGATAAGTTTTTTCTTTAATTTTATTATATTTAATATTATTTGATTATAAATATTTTTATTTCTTTAAGAATAATATTATATAGATTTTATTTATAAAAAAATAAAGAAAAATAAGAAAAGACTTAATTCTAAAGCTTTATTGTTCTAGGCTTGTAATATCTGGAATTAAATATTCCAAACTTGGCAGATTACAATCATATATTGCTTTTTGTTTTTATTTTCCTTATTTCTTATCTATCTCTATTCCAATTCTTCTTTGTTTATTTTTACCTTACCCTTTTTACCTAGATCTATTACTATCTCGTCTCCATCATCCCTCAAATCACGAATATGAAGATAACTTTTATCAAAGCTCGAATCTGTAACTCTCTTATAATTTACTTTTCCATTCTTTCTCCAAACTAAATATACAGTATCATGTCCGTAATCTCTTCCATTTTCTGCCGACCATACAATAGCTGCTATATCTTTTCCAGGTATTCTTTTTTCTCCACTTAAATAATCACATCCCAGTCTTGAACCAACACTTATTACAAGATTTCTCGCCTGCTCCATAAAATCTTCTGGTTCTTCTATTTTTCCTTCAAGAGTTATTTTTTTCTTCATAGGACTGTATGAGATTCCTTTTGTTTCTTTAGGTGATATTTGAGCAATTACTCCATCTTCTAATAGTTTTTCTAAACCAATATAAGCCTCTCTTCCACGAACGTCTGATGATGGGGAAACTCTTTCATTTATCCATGCATGATCTTCATAAATCTGTTTTGGCTTTTCATATCCTTGTATATACCAAACACTATAACGATATTGATTACCAAAATATCCTGCTCCTTCTTGCGAGCATCTATCTGTATCTATTTGTTCGAAAAGAACAAATGCTGCTCTTTCTTTTTCTTTATCAACAATATAGTTTGTTATACGTGTTTCTCTATATAAAGGATGATTGTGTTGGTGAGTTTTAACAACATCGTCCATTACTTTTTTTACATATTCTTCAAAATTTGTTTCTTTATTTTCCATTTTTCTTACCTCCTTCCATTTGCCTCATCGCGTCATGCTCGTTTTTATTAAGTATGATTTCTAATTCACCTTTTTCTTTTGGTAAGAGAGGGTAATTTTTTAGATCTTCGTAATCAAAATCTCTTTCTTCCTCTATTTTTCTTTCATATTTTTCCTTTATCATTTTTCTCTTTGTCTATTGTGATATTTATTCTTGTTTTCATTTTATTTTGTATTATGTTATACTATATAGTAGTAACACTAGTATTTAAATCTTTCGGTTTTGTAATTACTAAATAGTAATTATAATATTTATTAAAATTTTATGAAAATATTTATAAATGCGAAGTCTTAAGAGAAACATTAAATAAAAACAAAAATTTAAAAACTCTAAATATTAATTACTATTTATCACTTATTATCGGGTGCAAAATTTGCAGATTTATTTTTTCTGCAGAAAGTAGCTTTTACTCCCGAACTATTTATAACTTAAACGTTTAAATAAAAATGCCAAGAAAGAAAAAAATTTTGCAAGAAGAAAAAGAAGAAGAAAAAATTTCAGATTTAATTGAAAATACAAAAATCAAAGAAAAATTAGAAAATGAAGAGTTAAATAAAATTTCAGAAGAAGATAAAGAAGAAATAACAGAAACAAAAAAGAAATTACTTGAAAGAGCTGCAGAATTACAAAAAACAATTGAAGAGAAAAAAATAAAAGAAGAATTACAAGAAGAATTAAAAAAATCAAAAACTTTTGTTCCTATTGAAGATTACTTAAAATATTCTGTTTATTTAGGAACCAAAGTGATTACTCCCCATATGAGAAAATTTGTTTATAAAAGAAGAGCCGACGGAATTGCAGTAATAGATGTAAATCAAATAGACAAAGCATTAAAAAATTTTATTAAAGAATTAGTGAAATATGATCCAGAAGATTTTATTATTGTATGTAAAAGAGAAGCTGGTTGGAAAGCTGTGAATTTATTTTCTCAGTTGACCGGAGTAAAGGTATTCACAAAAAAATATCCAGCAGGAATAATAACAAACACAAATCTTGTGGATTTTTTTGATCCTAAAATGGTTTTTATTTGTGATCCTTGGGTAGATAAAAATGCTTTAAATGATGCAAAAAAAACAAAAAAGAAAATTTTTGCTTTATGCGACACAAATAATTATACATTTGATATTGATCTATTTATACCATGTAATAACAAAAGTAATAAAAGCATAGGATTAATATTTTATATAATAGCAAAAGAATATTTAAAAGAGAAA is a genomic window of Candidatus Pacearchaeota archaeon containing:
- a CDS encoding 30S ribosomal protein S2: MPRKKKILQEEKEEEKISDLIENTKIKEKLENEELNKISEEDKEEITETKKKLLERAAELQKTIEEKKIKEELQEELKKSKTFVPIEDYLKYSVYLGTKVITPHMRKFVYKRRADGIAVIDVNQIDKALKNFIKELVKYDPEDFIIVCKREAGWKAVNLFSQLTGVKVFTKKYPAGIITNTNLVDFFDPKMVFICDPWVDKNALNDAKKTKKKIFALCDTNNYTFDIDLFIPCNNKSNKSIGLIFYIIAKEYLKEKKINKNLPSIEDFVGEKI
- a CDS encoding response regulator produces the protein MAEKLKILIVEDREENIGAAKEYFENIGFELDFAQTGNEALEKLGKERENYLFLISDLSLPREKGGKEEFIGFEIGKKAEELGIPYVFATSFNVVNNHNIIPYENFEEEYNKFYNGNPKHDCRIIGLNKKEVMEWKKVYENIEELGILKNAEEIREARRRYKKYTGKSYKKK
- the rrp42 gene encoding exosome complex protein Rrp42 → MEISNLMKEKIIEYLNTGKRFDGRKFDEYRNIEIETNVSKNAEGSSRVKLGNTEVIVGVKIDVSEPYTDNEDEGTLITSAELIPLASDRFELGPPRIEAVELARIIDRGIRESKFIDFKKLCIKKGEKVYCVFLDIYPINYDGNLIDASFIASVCALLTAKMPKYDEEKEKIKYGELTNKNVPLSDKIPVMITSWKIENNIIIDPTLEEEDASNLRLSIAVTKEKKEFKINAIQKGGEGTLTEKDLDNIFNLVKEKAEEILKKIEKAIK
- a CDS encoding nucleotidyltransferase domain-containing protein translates to MEEKKEDNKIIKTPENIKKILKQLCSPIFELNIVKSVFFYGSAVKKGLVKGHDIDIFIAIDETIPNFEEEEKKLDILLITIQEKAKKEGIEIHFQPPKTIGLIWHLIHIAEPWTISAIRTSIILYDKGDFIRLIKNLLAEGKIYSINEKSERLFYRAINYFLSAKKKLLEIPFALLNILTIISQIILSYLEIRTSSATDTLEKLRANKKEIGISNYFLETYNELIKINEKIYKGTFGEFSGEEIDLWMNKIKLILNEAKNIIKKLEEESKRKRLEEAYNYGISLCKKVVKEKDKNDKKILYLFEKEFVKKNKIPESYYDILKNLYSYIHYKKTNKKLINIDKNYFKGMEILLNKLERK
- a CDS encoding enolase C-terminal domain-like protein → MKPKQILAKVILNSRKEKTIEVIVKTEYGNFSASAPTGRSKGSYEKDYYKDVIEKEAKKLESFSNKICEINIEHFTDLQYVENILKGFIGANTIYSLEVALLKAAAAEQGKSLWQFLNPNAKKFPIPIGNCVGGGSHSLPFKGKKLDFQEFLIIPRCKNFSNSVYLMKKVYNTLRDILKARRVLGQINDENALTTSLNNEETLELLNKIRFQIEKEHNEKIEIGLDVAANSFYDKSSKTYNYKNPETSLTREEQIEYISGLVENYELSYLEDPLEENDFEGFGMVKDRVGNCLVVGDDLTVTQINRLLSAIKFDSINAIIIKPNQCGSLLEVNKVLKLARKYNLKVIFSHRSGETLDYTIADLAFASGADFIKTGIYGKEREIKLNRLINIEKEIK
- a CDS encoding DNA-directed RNA polymerase subunit K; its protein translation is MKKEIEEKFTKYEIARILGARALQIAMNAPILVKISEEKLKEIRYDPIEIAKIELEEDVLPISVKRPFPKKIESKLEIERKKIEKEEKIEEKINIEKIEEKEEEEIKEEGEIMELASDTEETSEETSIEEEGM